A section of the Streptomyces sp. NBC_00178 genome encodes:
- a CDS encoding STM4013/SEN3800 family hydrolase, whose protein sequence is MNAVVGSHDLLMVTLDTLRFDVAQDLAAAGRTPNLARHLPGGAWEKRHAPGSFTYASHQAIFAGFLPTPASPGPHPRLFAARFAGSESTADGTFVHETPDILSGLAAVGYRTVCVGGVGFFNRRPPLGSVLPGLFQESHWEPEFGVASPTSFEAQVTRAEQVVAGLPADQRLFLFVNVAALHQPNWFHLPGATAASGDSKATHAAALEYVDRHIGRLFDAVSSRRRCFAIVCSDHGTAYGDDGYTGHRLGHEAVWTVPYAHFFLDQGAAR, encoded by the coding sequence ATGAACGCGGTCGTGGGGAGTCATGACCTGCTGATGGTCACCCTGGACACGCTGCGGTTCGACGTGGCCCAGGATCTGGCCGCGGCCGGGCGCACACCGAATCTCGCCCGGCATCTGCCCGGTGGTGCCTGGGAGAAGAGGCACGCGCCCGGCAGCTTCACGTACGCCTCCCACCAGGCGATCTTCGCGGGTTTCCTGCCGACGCCCGCCTCGCCGGGCCCCCACCCGCGTCTGTTCGCCGCGCGCTTCGCCGGCAGCGAGTCGACCGCGGACGGCACCTTCGTGCACGAGACGCCCGACATCCTCTCGGGCCTGGCCGCGGTCGGCTACCGCACGGTCTGCGTGGGTGGCGTCGGCTTCTTCAACCGGCGTCCCCCGCTGGGCTCCGTACTGCCCGGCCTGTTCCAGGAGAGTCACTGGGAGCCGGAGTTCGGCGTCGCCTCACCGACGTCCTTCGAGGCGCAGGTCACCCGAGCGGAGCAGGTCGTCGCCGGACTCCCCGCGGACCAGCGGCTCTTCCTGTTCGTGAACGTGGCGGCGCTGCACCAGCCCAACTGGTTCCACCTGCCGGGGGCCACGGCCGCGTCCGGCGACTCGAAGGCCACCCACGCCGCCGCCCTGGAGTACGTGGACCGGCACATCGGCCGGCTCTTCGACGCGGTGAGCAGCCGCCGCAGGTGCTTCGCGATCGTCTGCTCGGATCACGGCACCGCGTACGGGGACGACGGCTACACCGGTCACCGGCTCGGGCACGAAGCCGTGTGGACCGTGCCCTACGCCCATTTCTTCCTCGACCAGGGGGCAGCACGATGA
- a CDS encoding SGNH/GDSL hydrolase family protein — protein MADDSRNRRRGIIGSYAAIGDSFTEGVGDPGPDGRLVGWADRFAVLLADQLPVPDAMAGPVDDPHGIFRYANLAVRGRLLDQIVEEQVPRAKQLAPDLVSFCAGGNDILRPGSDPDDVAERFERAVADLTQAVGTVMVTTGFDTRGIPVLRHLRGKIATYTAHVRSIADRYDCPVLDLWSLRSVQDRRAWDNDRLHLSPEGHTRVALRAAQVLGLDVPADPDQAWPPQAQRGTLEVRRDNINWAREYLVPWIGRRLRGESSGDHVEAKRPDLLPL, from the coding sequence GTGGCAGACGATTCGAGAAACAGACGACGAGGCATCATCGGGTCGTACGCGGCGATCGGCGACAGTTTCACGGAGGGCGTCGGGGACCCCGGTCCGGACGGAAGGCTCGTCGGCTGGGCGGACCGTTTCGCCGTTCTCCTCGCGGACCAGCTCCCGGTCCCCGACGCGATGGCCGGCCCGGTGGACGACCCGCACGGAATCTTCCGGTACGCCAATCTCGCCGTACGCGGACGACTCCTCGACCAGATAGTCGAGGAACAGGTGCCCCGCGCCAAGCAACTGGCCCCCGATCTGGTCAGCTTCTGCGCGGGCGGCAACGACATCCTCCGCCCGGGCTCGGACCCGGACGACGTCGCCGAGCGCTTCGAGCGCGCGGTGGCCGACCTCACCCAGGCGGTCGGCACCGTCATGGTGACCACCGGCTTCGACACCCGCGGTATCCCGGTGCTCCGGCACCTGCGGGGCAAGATCGCCACCTACACCGCACACGTCCGGTCCATCGCCGACCGGTACGACTGCCCGGTCCTGGACCTGTGGTCCCTGCGGTCCGTGCAGGACCGCAGGGCCTGGGACAACGACCGGCTGCACCTCTCGCCCGAGGGGCACACCCGGGTCGCGCTCCGCGCCGCCCAGGTCCTCGGACTCGACGTGCCGGCCGACCCCGATCAGGCGTGGCCCCCGCAGGCGCAGCGCGGCACCCTGGAAGTGCGTCGCGACAACATCAACTGGGCGCGGGAGTACCTCGTCCCGTGGATCGGCCGGCGCCTGCGCGGTGAGTCCTCCGGTGACCACGTGGAGGCCAAACGCCCCGACCTGCTGCCGCTGTGA
- a CDS encoding helix-turn-helix domain-containing protein yields the protein MNPPDGGVADDLPGVAPRLRELRRDRGLTLESAAARAGLSPAHLSRLETGRRQPSLPMLLGLARIYGTTVSELLGEMPPERDAIVRGGPIDDALGDGSGGWLYRQAGGSGRAMQALRVHVPHGTESELVRVHPGEEWLYVLDGRLRVVLGETVHDLGVGDSAHFDSLTPHRIAALGRGGASLLFVHTLLQSPAAELCLGPAVRL from the coding sequence ATGAATCCTCCTGACGGAGGGGTGGCCGACGACCTTCCGGGCGTCGCCCCACGCCTGCGCGAGCTGCGCCGCGACCGCGGTCTCACCCTGGAGAGCGCCGCCGCGCGGGCGGGACTCTCCCCGGCCCACCTCTCCCGGCTCGAGACCGGGCGCCGCCAGCCCTCGCTGCCGATGCTGCTCGGTCTCGCCCGGATCTACGGTACGACCGTCTCCGAGCTCCTGGGTGAGATGCCGCCGGAACGTGACGCGATCGTCCGTGGCGGACCGATCGACGACGCACTCGGCGACGGGTCCGGCGGCTGGCTCTACCGGCAGGCCGGCGGCTCGGGACGCGCCATGCAGGCGCTGCGCGTCCACGTCCCCCACGGCACCGAGAGCGAACTCGTGCGCGTCCACCCCGGCGAGGAGTGGCTGTACGTCCTCGACGGGCGGCTGCGGGTCGTGCTCGGGGAAACCGTGCACGACCTCGGCGTGGGCGACAGCGCCCACTTCGACTCCCTCACCCCGCACCGGATCGCGGCGCTCGGCCGCGGCGGGGCGAGCCTGCTGTTCGTCCACACACTGCTCCAGAGCCCGGCCGCCGAGCTGTGCCTCGGCCCCGCGGTCCGGCTCTGA
- a CDS encoding aspartate aminotransferase family protein, with the protein MTDERPGFDLARLLAERGAERYELHTRHLNHQLPRMLRTIGFDKVYERAEGAYFWDAEGNDYLDMLAGFGVMGLGRHHPVVRRALHDVLDASLADLTRFDCQPLPGLLAERLLVHSPHLDRVFFGNSGTEAVETALKFARYATGKPRILYCTHAFHGLTTGSLSVNGEKGFKDGFAPLLPDTAIALGDLDALRRELKRGDVAGLIVEPIQGKGVHAAPPGFLREAQELLRRHKALLIVDEVQTGLGRTGDFYAYQHDEGVEPDLLCVAKALSGGYVPVGATLGRDWIFKRVYSSMDRVLVHSASFGSNAQAMAAGLAVLSVMEQEETVANARRTGDLLRDRLAALVGRYELLHEVRGRGLMIGIEFGRPSSLRLRSRWTMLQAARKGLFAQMVVVPLLRKHRILTQVSGDHLEVIKLIPPLVIGEPEVERFVTAFTAVMDDAHSGNGLMWDFGRTLVKQAAVNR; encoded by the coding sequence ATGACGGACGAACGGCCGGGCTTCGACCTGGCGCGGCTGCTCGCCGAACGAGGAGCCGAACGCTACGAGCTGCACACCCGCCACCTCAACCACCAGCTGCCGCGGATGCTGCGCACCATCGGCTTCGACAAGGTCTACGAGCGGGCCGAGGGCGCGTACTTCTGGGACGCCGAGGGCAACGACTACCTGGACATGCTCGCCGGGTTCGGGGTCATGGGCCTGGGCCGCCACCACCCCGTCGTACGCAGGGCCCTGCACGACGTCCTGGACGCCTCGCTCGCCGACCTCACCCGCTTCGACTGCCAGCCGCTGCCCGGACTCCTGGCCGAGAGACTGCTGGTGCACAGCCCGCACCTGGACCGTGTGTTCTTCGGCAACAGCGGGACCGAGGCGGTCGAGACCGCGCTGAAGTTCGCCCGGTACGCCACCGGCAAGCCGCGGATCCTCTACTGCACCCACGCCTTCCACGGGCTGACGACGGGGTCGCTCTCGGTGAACGGCGAGAAGGGGTTCAAGGACGGCTTCGCACCCCTGCTGCCGGACACGGCCATCGCACTGGGCGACCTCGACGCACTGCGCCGCGAGCTGAAGCGCGGGGACGTGGCCGGGCTCATCGTGGAGCCGATCCAGGGCAAGGGCGTGCACGCCGCGCCTCCCGGTTTCCTCCGGGAGGCGCAGGAACTGCTCCGCCGGCACAAGGCCCTGCTCATCGTCGACGAGGTGCAGACGGGACTCGGCAGGACCGGGGACTTCTACGCCTACCAGCACGATGAGGGGGTCGAGCCCGACCTCCTCTGCGTCGCGAAGGCGCTCTCCGGCGGATACGTCCCCGTGGGTGCGACGCTCGGGAGGGACTGGATCTTCAAGCGCGTCTACTCCTCCATGGACCGGGTCCTCGTCCACTCCGCGAGTTTCGGATCCAACGCCCAGGCCATGGCCGCCGGGCTCGCCGTCCTCTCCGTGATGGAGCAGGAGGAGACCGTCGCGAACGCCCGCCGCACCGGCGACCTGCTGCGCGACCGGCTCGCGGCCCTGGTCGGGCGCTACGAGCTGCTGCACGAGGTACGGGGGCGGGGGCTGATGATCGGGATCGAGTTCGGCCGGCCGTCGTCCCTCCGGCTGCGCAGCCGCTGGACGATGCTGCAGGCGGCCCGCAAGGGACTGTTCGCGCAGATGGTGGTGGTGCCGCTGCTGCGCAAGCACCGCATCCTCACCCAGGTCTCCGGCGACCACCTGGAGGTGATCAAGCTGATTCCGCCCCTGGTCATCGGGGAGCCGGAGGTGGAGCGCTTCGTGACCGCCTTCACCGCGGTCATGGACGACGCGCACAGCGGCAACGGGCTGATGTGGGACTTCGGCCGGACACTGGTGAAACAGGCCGCCGTCAATCGCTGA
- a CDS encoding STM4012 family radical SAM protein yields the protein MTVTTTSPYVSYVYAYPHKTAYRPLGSHPAGRPLLSGLWAGESKDALSLYAHIPFCEVRCGFCNLFTRVGAPDELTTRYLDALDRQAVAVRDALGDGAPVRFAAAAFGGGTPTYLDAGELDRLCDIAEKRMGADLRSVPLSVETSPSTATADRLSVLAGRGATRISIGVQSFVDAEARAAVRPQRRSEVEAALGRIREAGVPVLNIDLIYGMDGQTEASWRTSLDAALAWRPEELYLYPLYVRPLTGLGRRGGGAESGPDAAWDEQRLRLYRSGRDHLLAHGYEQVSMRMFRRADAAPTGPEDYACQTDGMIGLGCGARSYTSSLHYSFDYAVEMREIRGIIDAFTGTADFSRAEVGRYVDEGEARRRHLLQSLLQARGMRTAEYRDRFGADPYADFRAELDLFAGRGWLDATTGPGLLRLSPEGLAHSDALGPELFSPEVRAAMAAYEAK from the coding sequence ATGACCGTCACCACCACGAGCCCCTACGTGAGCTACGTGTACGCCTATCCCCACAAGACCGCCTACCGGCCGCTCGGCTCCCACCCCGCCGGGCGCCCGCTCCTGAGCGGGCTGTGGGCCGGGGAGAGCAAGGACGCGCTCTCGCTCTACGCGCACATACCCTTCTGCGAGGTCCGCTGCGGCTTCTGCAACCTCTTCACGAGGGTCGGCGCCCCCGACGAGCTGACGACCCGGTACCTCGACGCACTCGACCGGCAAGCCGTGGCGGTCCGTGACGCGCTGGGCGACGGCGCACCGGTGCGTTTCGCGGCGGCGGCGTTCGGCGGCGGCACTCCCACCTACCTCGACGCCGGGGAGCTGGACCGTCTCTGCGACATCGCGGAGAAGCGGATGGGCGCCGATCTCCGTTCCGTGCCCCTGTCGGTGGAGACCTCGCCGTCGACCGCGACCGCGGACCGGCTGTCCGTCCTGGCCGGCCGTGGAGCCACCCGGATCAGCATCGGCGTACAGAGTTTCGTGGACGCCGAGGCGCGCGCGGCGGTGCGCCCTCAGCGCCGGTCCGAGGTGGAGGCCGCCCTCGGGCGCATCCGGGAGGCGGGCGTCCCGGTGCTCAACATCGACCTGATCTACGGCATGGACGGTCAGACGGAGGCGAGCTGGCGCACCTCGCTGGACGCCGCTCTGGCATGGCGGCCGGAGGAGCTGTACCTCTACCCGCTGTACGTGCGCCCGCTGACGGGCCTCGGGCGCCGTGGCGGAGGAGCGGAGTCCGGTCCGGACGCCGCCTGGGACGAACAGCGGCTCCGGCTGTACCGCTCGGGCCGGGACCACCTCCTGGCGCACGGCTACGAGCAGGTGTCGATGCGGATGTTCCGCCGCGCGGACGCCGCCCCGACAGGCCCGGAGGACTACGCCTGCCAGACCGACGGCATGATCGGTCTCGGCTGCGGGGCCCGGTCGTACACGTCCTCCCTGCACTACTCCTTCGACTACGCCGTGGAGATGCGGGAGATCAGGGGCATCATCGACGCCTTCACCGGCACCGCGGACTTCTCCCGGGCGGAGGTCGGCCGCTACGTCGACGAGGGCGAGGCGCGCAGGCGGCATCTGCTGCAGTCGCTGCTCCAGGCCCGGGGCATGCGGACCGCCGAGTACCGCGACCGTTTCGGTGCCGATCCGTACGCCGACTTCCGTGCCGAACTGGATCTCTTCGCCGGGCGGGGCTGGCTCGACGCCACCACGGGCCCCGGCCTGCTGCGTCTCTCCCCCGAAGGGCTGGCCCACTCCGACGCGCTCGGGCCGGAGCTGTTCTCCCCGGAGGTACGGGCCGCGATGGCCGCGTACGAGGCGAAGTGA
- a CDS encoding M23 family metallopeptidase, translating into MPAHGKHRRKKSGPLSRGILAAGAGGAVLALPLIGATGAHAAEPASPAVKSAAVTRSAPAAVAKDAPKTYTVVSGDSLAKIATAKKVKGGWQKLYKDNRDVIGGNPSLIVPGMKLTLGAKASGAAKPAAKAAPAAGKAAKAAPAEKTTAASEATASGWAAPVEHPTVTTQYHVAGASWSSGYHTGSDFQAASGTSVRSIGPGTVVSAGWSGAYGNEVVIQHSDGMYSQYAHLSSLEVSAGQTVTGGQQIGLSGTTGNSTGPHLHFEVRTGPSYGSDVDPIAYLRSHGVTI; encoded by the coding sequence ATGCCCGCACACGGCAAGCACCGTCGTAAGAAGTCCGGTCCGCTCTCCCGAGGCATCCTTGCCGCAGGGGCCGGCGGCGCCGTACTCGCCCTCCCGCTGATCGGCGCCACCGGCGCCCACGCGGCCGAGCCGGCGTCCCCCGCGGTGAAGTCCGCCGCCGTCACCCGGAGCGCGCCCGCCGCCGTCGCGAAGGACGCCCCGAAGACCTACACCGTGGTCTCCGGCGACTCCCTCGCGAAGATCGCCACCGCCAAGAAGGTCAAGGGCGGCTGGCAGAAGCTGTACAAGGACAACCGCGACGTCATCGGCGGCAACCCGAGCCTGATCGTCCCGGGTATGAAGCTGACCCTCGGCGCCAAGGCGTCCGGCGCCGCGAAGCCGGCCGCGAAGGCCGCGCCCGCCGCCGGGAAGGCCGCAAAGGCCGCTCCGGCCGAGAAGACCACCGCCGCGTCGGAGGCCACCGCCTCCGGCTGGGCGGCTCCGGTCGAGCACCCCACCGTCACCACCCAGTACCACGTGGCCGGCGCCAGCTGGTCCAGCGGCTACCACACGGGCTCCGACTTCCAGGCCGCCTCGGGCACCAGCGTCCGCTCCATCGGACCCGGCACCGTCGTCTCCGCCGGGTGGAGCGGTGCGTACGGCAACGAGGTCGTCATCCAGCACAGCGACGGCATGTACTCCCAGTACGCGCACCTGTCCTCGCTGGAGGTCTCGGCCGGACAGACCGTCACCGGCGGCCAGCAGATCGGCCTGTCCGGAACCACCGGCAACTCGACCGGCCCGCACCTCCACTTCGAGGTCCGCACCGGCCCGAGCTACGGCTCCGACGTCGACCCGATCGCCTACCTGCGTTCGCACGGCGTCACCATCTGA
- a CDS encoding DUF6126 family protein yields MSDSEYYDPLTPRPRPGDDGDTQERRMPRGVVIRLIAYLVAGHVVAAFLFLLFTVAGKG; encoded by the coding sequence ATGTCCGATTCCGAGTACTACGACCCGCTCACCCCGCGCCCCCGGCCGGGGGACGACGGGGACACACAGGAGCGGCGGATGCCCCGAGGGGTCGTCATCCGGCTCATCGCCTACCTGGTGGCAGGACACGTCGTCGCGGCCTTCCTCTTCCTGCTCTTCACCGTGGCGGGCAAGGGCTGA
- a CDS encoding STM4011 family radical SAM protein, producing MGKDLTILYRGPLASCDYDCPYCPFAKRRDSGERLRADRAALERFTAWAAEQSGDRLSVLFTPWGEALVRSWYRRALVELSRLPHIARVAVQTNLSGRTAWLAEAERDKVALWCTYHPGQTPYERFLGRCRELTALGVRHSVGIVGLREHLAEARRLRAALPSEVYLWVNAAEGHTYTDEEAADWTALDPLFPYSRHPHRSAGLPCRTGESVVSVDGDGTVRRCHFVRDELGNLYDGSYRDALGPRGCPRDVCDCHIGYVHLETLPLYDVFAGGVLERIPARPVRMPAPAGPVSAPAGPVSAGPARPLLPFVSSR from the coding sequence GTGGGCAAGGACCTGACCATCCTGTACCGGGGTCCGCTGGCCTCGTGCGACTACGACTGCCCCTACTGCCCGTTCGCGAAGCGCCGGGACAGCGGCGAGCGACTGCGCGCGGACCGGGCGGCCCTGGAGCGGTTCACCGCCTGGGCCGCCGAGCAGTCGGGCGACCGGCTGTCGGTGCTGTTCACCCCGTGGGGCGAGGCGCTGGTCCGTTCCTGGTACCGGCGGGCGCTGGTCGAGCTGTCCCGTCTGCCGCACATCGCGAGGGTCGCCGTCCAGACCAATCTCAGCGGCCGTACCGCGTGGCTGGCGGAGGCGGAACGGGACAAGGTCGCCCTGTGGTGCACCTACCACCCGGGCCAGACGCCGTACGAGCGGTTTCTCGGCCGGTGCCGGGAGCTCACGGCTCTCGGCGTGCGCCACAGCGTCGGAATCGTCGGTCTGCGCGAGCACCTGGCCGAGGCCCGGCGGCTTCGCGCCGCGCTGCCGTCCGAGGTCTACCTCTGGGTCAACGCCGCCGAGGGGCACACCTATACGGACGAGGAGGCGGCCGACTGGACGGCCCTGGACCCGCTGTTCCCCTACAGCAGGCATCCCCACCGCTCGGCCGGTCTGCCCTGCCGGACCGGTGAGTCCGTCGTCTCGGTGGACGGTGACGGGACGGTGAGGCGCTGCCACTTCGTCCGTGACGAGCTCGGCAACCTCTACGACGGCAGCTACCGGGACGCCCTCGGTCCGCGCGGCTGCCCACGCGACGTGTGCGACTGCCACATCGGCTACGTGCACCTGGAGACGCTGCCGCTGTACGACGTCTTCGCGGGCGGTGTGCTGGAGCGGATACCCGCCCGTCCGGTGCGGATGCCGGCGCCGGCCGGGCCCGTGTCCGCACCGGCCGGGCCCGTGTCCGCGGGACCGGCCCGGCCGCTCCTGCCGTTCGTCAGCAGTCGCTGA
- a CDS encoding tyrosine-protein phosphatase: MTQLPEVPPAGPEPTDVDLTGVRNFRDVGGLPTSDGRTVRFGRLFRSGHLAHATASDTAFLAGLGLHTIFDFRNAADHKLDGHDVELPGVRNVSIPLSDPADGAEFWRLVRDGNIQQLRSILADGKGTERMVLSYRSIITDRTAEHSRVLHALAEDSVPALMHCAAGKDRAGLSVAVSLLAVGVEKEAIEADYLKSNDAHRRYKVHRSDTSPVGMSEEVMELLNPLFGAHREYLDAAFATIEETWGSTDRYLLEGLKISHETREKLRGRLVEGA; this comes from the coding sequence GTGACGCAGCTGCCAGAGGTCCCCCCGGCCGGCCCCGAGCCGACGGACGTGGACCTGACCGGTGTCCGCAACTTCCGCGACGTCGGCGGGCTCCCGACGAGCGACGGCCGCACCGTCCGCTTCGGGCGCCTCTTCCGCAGCGGCCACCTGGCCCACGCGACCGCGTCCGACACCGCATTCCTCGCCGGGCTGGGCCTGCACACGATCTTCGACTTCCGCAACGCCGCCGACCACAAGCTCGACGGACACGACGTGGAACTGCCCGGCGTCCGGAACGTCAGCATCCCGCTCTCCGACCCGGCCGACGGCGCGGAGTTCTGGCGGCTGGTGCGCGACGGGAACATCCAGCAGCTGCGCTCGATCCTGGCCGACGGCAAGGGCACCGAACGCATGGTCCTGTCCTACCGCTCGATCATCACGGACCGGACGGCCGAGCACAGCCGGGTCCTGCACGCGCTGGCCGAGGACAGCGTCCCCGCACTCATGCACTGCGCCGCGGGCAAGGACCGGGCGGGCCTGTCGGTCGCGGTCTCGCTGCTCGCGGTCGGCGTCGAGAAGGAGGCCATCGAGGCCGACTACCTCAAGTCCAACGACGCCCACCGCCGCTACAAGGTGCACCGCAGCGACACGTCTCCGGTGGGCATGTCGGAGGAGGTCATGGAGCTGCTCAATCCGCTCTTCGGCGCCCACCGCGAATATCTCGACGCGGCGTTCGCCACGATCGAGGAGACCTGGGGCAGCACCGACCGCTACCTCCTCGAAGGGCTGAAGATCAGCCACGAGACGCGCGAGAAGCTGCGTGGGCGCCTCGTCGAGGGCGCCTGA
- the dxs gene encoding 1-deoxy-D-xylulose-5-phosphate synthase, translating into MTTLESIKGPQDLKALSLPELGELAEEIRAFLVRAVARTGGHLGSNLGVVELTVALHRVFDSPGDRILWDTGHQSYVHKLLTGRQDFSKLRSKGGLSGYPSREESEHDVIENSHASTVLGWADGLAKANEVLGRPQHVVAVIGDGALTGGMAWEALNNIAAAGDRPLIVVVNDNERSYAPTIGGLAGHLATLRTTDGYERFLSWGKGVLQQTPVIGQPLYGSLHGAKKGFKDTFAPQGMFEDLGLKYVGPVDGHDTAAVEAALHRAKRFKGPVLVHCITEKGRGYPPALADDADRFHTVGRMDPLTCAPLVVPAAPSWTSVFGDEIAEIGAVRPDVVAITAAMLHPVGLTRFAEEFPDRIWDVGIAEQHAAVSAAGLATGGLHPVVAVYATFLNRAFDQLLMDVALHRCGVTFVLDRAGVTGVDGPSHNGMWDMSVLQVVPGLRIAAPRDADRLREQLREAVEVDDAPTVIRFPKAAVGESVPSVGRIGGMDVLRQDPEAQVLLVAVGALAPVCLEAADLLAGAGVRCTVVDPRWVKPVDAQLPALAARHAVVAVAEDNSRSGGVGWAVGQALRDAAVDVPLRTFGIPEQFLPHAGREEVLADIGLTPVEIAGRIAAVLERRGAVEERDTPKEPRA; encoded by the coding sequence ATGACGACGCTGGAATCCATCAAGGGGCCGCAGGACCTGAAGGCGCTGAGCCTGCCGGAACTCGGTGAACTCGCAGAGGAGATCAGAGCGTTCCTCGTCCGCGCGGTGGCGCGGACGGGCGGTCACCTCGGCTCCAATCTCGGAGTGGTCGAGCTGACCGTCGCCCTGCACCGGGTCTTCGACTCGCCCGGGGACCGCATCCTGTGGGACACGGGGCACCAGAGCTACGTGCACAAGCTGCTGACCGGGCGACAGGACTTCTCCAAACTGCGGAGCAAGGGCGGCCTCTCCGGCTACCCCTCCCGCGAGGAGTCCGAGCACGACGTCATCGAGAACTCCCACGCGTCGACCGTGCTCGGCTGGGCCGACGGCCTCGCCAAGGCCAACGAGGTGCTCGGACGCCCGCAGCACGTCGTCGCGGTCATCGGGGACGGGGCCCTCACCGGCGGCATGGCGTGGGAGGCGCTCAACAACATCGCCGCGGCGGGCGACCGCCCGCTCATCGTCGTGGTGAACGACAACGAACGGTCCTACGCCCCGACCATCGGCGGACTCGCCGGCCACCTCGCGACCCTGCGCACCACCGACGGCTACGAGCGCTTCCTGTCCTGGGGCAAGGGCGTGCTCCAGCAGACGCCCGTCATCGGGCAGCCGCTGTACGGATCCCTGCACGGCGCCAAGAAGGGTTTCAAGGACACCTTCGCACCCCAGGGCATGTTCGAGGACCTCGGTCTCAAGTACGTCGGCCCCGTCGACGGACACGACACCGCAGCGGTCGAGGCGGCCCTGCACCGGGCCAAGCGCTTCAAGGGGCCCGTGCTCGTGCACTGCATCACCGAGAAGGGCAGGGGCTATCCGCCCGCCCTGGCCGACGACGCCGACCGCTTCCACACCGTCGGCCGGATGGACCCCCTGACCTGCGCGCCGCTCGTCGTACCGGCGGCCCCCTCCTGGACCTCGGTCTTCGGCGACGAGATCGCGGAGATCGGCGCCGTCCGCCCGGACGTCGTCGCGATCACCGCGGCGATGCTGCACCCCGTGGGACTGACCAGGTTCGCCGAGGAGTTCCCCGACCGGATCTGGGACGTCGGGATCGCCGAGCAGCACGCCGCCGTCTCGGCCGCGGGTCTGGCCACCGGCGGGCTCCACCCGGTCGTCGCCGTGTACGCCACCTTCCTCAACCGGGCCTTCGACCAGCTCCTGATGGATGTCGCCCTGCACCGGTGCGGCGTGACCTTCGTGCTGGACAGGGCCGGTGTCACCGGCGTCGACGGGCCCTCCCACAACGGCATGTGGGACATGTCCGTACTCCAGGTCGTCCCCGGCCTGCGCATCGCCGCGCCGCGTGACGCCGACCGGCTGCGCGAGCAGCTCCGCGAGGCCGTGGAGGTCGACGACGCACCCACCGTGATCCGGTTCCCCAAGGCGGCGGTGGGGGAGTCCGTCCCGTCTGTCGGGCGGATCGGCGGGATGGACGTCCTGCGCCAGGACCCGGAGGCCCAGGTCCTGCTCGTGGCCGTCGGAGCGCTCGCCCCCGTCTGCCTGGAGGCGGCCGACCTGCTTGCCGGGGCGGGAGTCCGCTGCACCGTGGTCGACCCCCGCTGGGTCAAGCCCGTCGACGCACAGCTGCCCGCCCTCGCCGCGCGGCACGCGGTCGTGGCGGTGGCCGAGGACAACAGCCGCTCGGGGGGCGTCGGCTGGGCGGTCGGGCAGGCGCTCCGGGACGCCGCCGTCGACGTACCGCTGCGGACGTTCGGGATCCCCGAGCAGTTCCTCCCCCACGCGGGGCGCGAGGAGGTGCTGGCGGACATCGGGCTCACCCCGGTGGAGATCGCGGGACGCATCGCCGCGGTACTGGAGCGCCGCGGCGCGGTGGAGGAGCGGGACACGCCGAAGGAGCCCCGGGCATGA